The following proteins come from a genomic window of Polaribacter dokdonensis:
- a CDS encoding GH92 family glycosyl hydrolase codes for MKLQSVFYFSLIFLLSCQNNNSDSIESADENLISYVNPFIGTGGHGHTYPGATLPFGMIQLSPDTRLEGWDGCSGYHYSDNEIYGFSHTHLSGTGVSDYGDVLLMPTNKQVFNNGADGKEGYKSKFSHDKEIAEPGFYKVHLEDTNIDVELTTSKRSGIHKYNFPSKDNQYLILDLLHRDKVLNAKINRVSDTKITGYRFSSAWATDQRLFFAIETSHAFTDVLQSPPKEGMKGAQKMAMQFINPKNEPIYIKIGISAVDIEGANQNLKQEIGAKTFDDIKTEAQNIWEKQLKKIVIEDKNVDYKTNFYTSMYHVALAPNLYQDVDGRYRGMDLEIHKTKDFDYYTVFSLWDTYRAAHPLYTIIEQEKTNDFINTFIAKYDEGGIMPIWDLAANYTGCMIGYHAVPVIADAYLKGIRDYDVDKAYTAMKHSANQDKLGLQFYKDYGFIPVENESESVSKTLEYAYDDWSIAQMAKELGKKEDYKTFLERAQYFKNSYDPESQFMRGRFRNTWFSPFDPYEVNFNYTEANAWQYSFYVPQDISGFTKLMGGKIQLENNLDKLFSASKNTSGSHQADITGLIGQYAHGNEPSHHMAYLYNFVNKPAKTQEKVNQILTELYTNTPDGISGNEDCGQMSAWYIFSSLGFYPVAPGSNQYIIGTPLFDKATINLENGKSFTVKTKNKSDDNIYIASATLNGKEYPYSYINHQDIIIGGELVLTMTNSPSNWAIENEFIPSTSIDEHLIVAAPFIAEGDVAFKGKTEVTLANVDREASIFYRVGFKGGFKKYQQPFTIDKTITIYVYAEKNDVKSATITTDFYKINPNIKIELKSEYANQYNAGGNNALIDGILGAEDFRTGTWQGYFDTDLVAIVDIGNVKTNEDRIKVQFLEDQRSWIFLPTKVSCLVSKDGKNYTSLGDFNVDIIEKENRSIQGYTFKYPKNSNFRYVKIIAKKLGKLPSWHLGAKHDGKSWLFVDEIQIN; via the coding sequence ATCCGTTTATTGGTACAGGTGGTCATGGACATACATATCCAGGTGCAACTTTGCCTTTTGGAATGATCCAATTATCTCCTGACACAAGGTTAGAGGGTTGGGATGGCTGTTCAGGTTATCATTATTCAGACAATGAGATTTACGGGTTTTCACATACACATTTAAGTGGAACTGGAGTTTCTGATTATGGAGATGTTTTGTTAATGCCTACCAATAAGCAAGTCTTTAACAATGGTGCAGATGGCAAAGAAGGGTATAAATCTAAATTTTCTCATGATAAAGAAATTGCAGAACCAGGTTTCTACAAAGTTCATTTAGAGGATACCAATATTGATGTAGAACTCACAACTTCTAAACGAAGTGGAATTCATAAATACAATTTTCCATCTAAAGATAATCAGTATTTAATTTTAGATTTATTACATAGAGATAAGGTGTTAAATGCGAAAATTAATAGAGTTTCTGATACTAAAATTACAGGATATCGATTTTCAAGTGCTTGGGCAACAGATCAACGTTTGTTTTTTGCCATTGAAACTTCACATGCTTTTACTGATGTTTTACAATCGCCACCCAAAGAAGGAATGAAAGGAGCACAAAAAATGGCAATGCAATTCATCAACCCAAAAAATGAACCTATTTATATTAAAATAGGAATCTCAGCTGTTGATATTGAAGGTGCCAACCAAAATCTAAAACAAGAAATAGGTGCTAAAACTTTTGATGATATTAAGACTGAAGCTCAAAATATATGGGAAAAACAGTTAAAGAAAATTGTAATAGAAGATAAGAATGTAGACTATAAAACAAACTTTTATACTTCTATGTATCATGTAGCTTTGGCTCCAAACTTGTATCAAGATGTGGATGGAAGGTATAGAGGAATGGATTTAGAAATCCATAAAACCAAAGATTTTGATTATTATACAGTATTTTCTTTATGGGATACGTATAGAGCTGCACACCCTTTATATACTATTATAGAACAAGAAAAAACCAACGATTTTATCAATACTTTTATAGCCAAGTATGATGAAGGAGGCATCATGCCAATTTGGGATTTAGCTGCAAATTATACTGGCTGTATGATTGGTTATCATGCAGTGCCTGTAATTGCAGATGCGTATTTAAAAGGAATTCGAGATTATGACGTAGATAAAGCTTATACAGCTATGAAGCATTCTGCAAATCAAGATAAGTTAGGGCTGCAGTTTTATAAAGATTATGGTTTTATTCCTGTAGAAAACGAATCTGAATCTGTTTCAAAAACCTTAGAATATGCTTATGATGATTGGTCAATTGCACAAATGGCTAAAGAATTAGGAAAAAAAGAAGATTATAAAACCTTTTTAGAAAGAGCTCAGTATTTTAAAAACAGTTACGATCCAGAATCTCAGTTTATGAGAGGTCGCTTTAGAAATACATGGTTTTCACCTTTTGATCCTTATGAAGTCAACTTTAACTATACAGAAGCCAATGCTTGGCAATATAGTTTTTATGTTCCACAAGATATTTCTGGGTTTACAAAGTTAATGGGTGGTAAAATTCAATTAGAAAATAATTTAGACAAGTTGTTTTCAGCAAGTAAAAATACATCTGGAAGTCATCAAGCAGATATTACAGGTTTAATTGGTCAATATGCACATGGTAATGAACCAAGTCATCATATGGCTTATTTGTATAACTTTGTAAATAAACCTGCTAAAACTCAAGAAAAAGTAAATCAAATTTTAACAGAATTGTATACCAATACTCCAGATGGAATTTCTGGAAATGAAGATTGTGGACAAATGAGTGCTTGGTATATTTTTAGTTCTCTAGGTTTTTATCCTGTAGCTCCAGGCTCCAATCAATATATTATTGGAACTCCTTTATTTGATAAAGCCACTATCAATTTAGAAAATGGAAAATCATTTACTGTAAAAACAAAAAACAAGTCTGATGATAATATTTACATTGCGTCTGCTACTCTAAATGGAAAAGAATATCCATATTCTTACATTAATCATCAAGATATTATTATTGGAGGAGAATTGGTTTTAACAATGACCAATTCACCTTCAAATTGGGCAATAGAAAATGAATTTATACCATCAACATCCATAGATGAACACCTCATTGTAGCTGCTCCATTTATTGCAGAAGGAGATGTTGCTTTTAAAGGGAAAACCGAAGTTACATTGGCGAATGTAGATAGAGAAGCATCTATTTTTTATAGAGTAGGTTTTAAAGGTGGATTTAAAAAGTATCAGCAACCATTTACGATTGATAAGACAATTACAATTTACGTATATGCTGAGAAAAATGATGTTAAAAGTGCTACAATTACTACCGATTTTTATAAGATTAACCCAAATATTAAAATTGAATTAAAGTCAGAATATGCAAACCAATATAATGCAGGTGGCAATAATGCTTTAATTGATGGAATTTTAGGAGCAGAAGACTTCAGAACAGGAACTTGGCAAGGTTATTTTGATACTGATTTAGTGGCTATTGTTGATATTGGAAATGTAAAAACAAATGAAGACCGAATTAAAGTTCAGTTTTTAGAAGATCAAAGAAGCTGGATTTTTCTACCAACCAAAGTTTCTTGTTTAGTTTCAAAAGATGGTAAAAATTACACATCTTTAGGTGATTTTAATGTTGATATTATTGAGAAAGAGAATAGAAGCATTCAAGGCTATACATTTAAATATCCAAAGAACTCAAATTTTAGATATGTAAAAATTATCGCAAAAAAATTAGGAAAACTTCCAAGTTGGCATTTAGGGGCAAAACATGATGGAAAAAGTTGGTTGTTTGTAGATGAAATTCAAATTAATTAA